A region of Lycium barbarum isolate Lr01 chromosome 3, ASM1917538v2, whole genome shotgun sequence DNA encodes the following proteins:
- the LOC132629755 gene encoding uncharacterized protein LOC132629755 → MVSYSHVAISSSSNSSSSNSSPFSTYPQQEVKKNKSLPSYHCSLHRVRSLLAKPMTKLPIAPLPPTPPKIYRVEPVNFKEIVQMLTVAPEFQSVSNKSISSSDSGSGSGSDSISVSGSFNSRRLQDIAPPPLDLSPVSLQRNNGNNDNIAAQWREFLRPPSSSSNNQLLESIETCIDLKTSEAEEISHVTPRIPSENYFGSCSPLANFPLSPASFAWCASILFSPGTLTSPSAVQII, encoded by the coding sequence ATGGTTTCTTATTCTCATGTagctatttcttcttcttctaattCTTCTTCATCTAATTCTagtccattttccacatatccaCAACAAGAAGTGAAGAAAAACAAATCATTACCCTCATATCATTGTTCACTTCATAGAGTTCGTAGCCTTCTAGCAAAACCTATGACTAAACTACCAATTGCTCCATTACCACCAACACCTCCTAAAATCTACAGAGTCGAACCTGTTAATTTTAAGGAAATTGTCCAAATGCTCACTGTAGCACCCGAGTTTCAATCCGTTTCTAATAAATCTATCTCTAGTTCTGATTCTGGTTCTGGCTCTGGCTCTGACTCTATCTCTGTCTCTGGTTCTTTCAATTCGAGGCGTTTACAAGATATCGCTCCTCCTCCACTTGATCTCTCACCGGTTTCATTACAAAGAAATAATGGCAATAATGATAATATTGCTGCACAATGGCGCGAGTTCCTtcgtcctccttcttcttcttcaaacaaCCAATTACTAGAATCAATTGAGACGTGCATTGATTTAAAAACGTCCGAAGCAGAAGAAATATCACATGTAACGCCCCGAATCCCATCAGAAAATTATTTTGGATCGTGCAGTCCGCTGGCTAATTTCCCTCTATCGCCTGCTTCTTTTGCATGGTGTGCTTCGATTCTTTTCAGCCCTGGCACGCTTACTTCACCAAGCGCGGTTCAAATCATTTGA